A single region of the Rattus rattus isolate New Zealand chromosome 8, Rrattus_CSIRO_v1, whole genome shotgun sequence genome encodes:
- the Wdr61 gene encoding WD repeat-containing protein 61 isoform X2 has translation MKSIDAGPVDAWTLAFSPDSQHLATGTHMGKVNIFGVESGKKEYSLDTRGKFILSIAYSPDGKYLASGAIDGIINIFDIATGKLLHTLEGHAMPIRSLTFSPDSQLLVTASDDGYIKIYDVQHANLAGTLSGHASWVLNVAFCPDDTHFVSSSSDKSVKVWDVGTRTCIHTFFDHQDQVWGVKYNGNGSKIVSVGDDQEIHVYDCPI, from the exons TGGATGCCTGGACTTTGGCATTCTCTCCGGACTCCCAGCATCTGGCAACAGGAACTCACATGGGGAAAGTGAACATTTTTGGTGTggaaagtggaaaaaaagaatactCTTTGGACACTAGAGGAAAATTCATCCTTAGCATCGCATAT AGTCCTGATGGAAAATACCTGGCCAGCGGAGCCATAGACGGGATCATCAATATTTTTGATATTGCAACTGGAAAGCTTCTGCACACGCTGGAAG GCCATGCGATGCCCATTCGatccttgaccttttcccctgACTCCCAGCTCCTCGTCACGGCTTCAGATGATGGCTACATCAAGATCTATGATGT gcaACATGCCAATTTGGCTGGCACACTGAGTGGCCATGCATCCTGGGTATTGAATGTTGCGTTCTGTCCTGATGACACTCACTTTGTTTCCAG TTCATCCGACAAAAGTGTAAAGGTCTGGGATGTTGGAACAAGGACCTGTATTCACACCTTCTTTGACCaccaggatcag GTTTGGGGAGTAAAATATAATGGAAATGGATCAAAAATTGTGTCTGTTGGAGATGACCAGGAGATCCATGTCTATGACTGCCCAATTTAA